A region from the Equus asinus isolate D_3611 breed Donkey unplaced genomic scaffold, EquAss-T2T_v2 contig_3, whole genome shotgun sequence genome encodes:
- the LOC139043583 gene encoding uncharacterized protein, with protein sequence MTGIPTPASGLGVSIPPAPEKQQRRAAEPRRPRRLEGAPPTPPPPRPESSAEAFSPKGKGCLSPPSNAPASALTPALPDAEGAEAQPPGPGRRACFTSGVQQSRFRFNAYLASASGGHHSALPAPGYHRNAPASSSSSPQLLLDPPHSSKAAAAATAAGAAETKRRRRRRRSVGPRLRQERWRGLPLPRPVVHRLPPPRRRRLLAAKTHLRWGPVAKAVYVV encoded by the coding sequence ATGACCGGGATACCAACACCCGCCTCCGGCTTGGGAGTCTCAATCCCACCAGCTCCGGAGAAGCAACAGAGGAGGGCGGCTGAGCCGCGGCggcccaggaggctggagggagcgccccccacgccacccccaccccggcctgAGTCTAGCGCCGAAGCCTTCTCCCCAAAGGGAAAAGGATGCCTCTCGCCGCCAAGCAACGCGCCAGCCTCAGCCCTCACGCCAGCGCTTCCCGACGCAGAGGGCGCGGAGGCCCAGCCGCCAGGACCCGGGAGACGGGCTTGTTTTACCTCAGGGGTTCAGCAGTCACGGTTTCGCTTCAATGCCTACTTGGCTTCAGCGAGCGGAGGGCACCACTCTGCGCTCCCGGCGCCCGGTTACCACAGAAATGCACCGGCCTCGTCGTCGTCGTCACCGCAGCTGCTGCTGGATCCTCCCCACAGCTCGAAggccgctgccgccgccaccgccgcagGAGCCGCGGAAACAAagcgccgccgtcgccgccgccgttCTGTGGGGCCGAGGCTCAGGCAGGAGAGGTGGCGCGGCCTCCCTCTGCCGCGTCCCGTCGTCCACCGGCTCCCTCCGCCGCGGCGCAGGCGCTTATTGGCTGCGAAGACACACCTTCGTTGGGGGCCTGTTGCTAAGGCGGTCTACGTCGTTTGA